A genomic stretch from Microbacterium proteolyticum includes:
- the serA gene encoding phosphoglycerate dehydrogenase produces the protein MTKPVVLIAEELSPATIDALGPDFDVRSVDGTDRPALLSALADAHAVLVRSATQIDAEALAAAPSLKVVARAGVGLDNVDIKSATAAGVMVVNAPTSNIISAAELTVGHVLSLARRIPAAHASLAQGLWKRSSFTGTELFEKTIGIIGLGRIGALIAARVQAFGMSVIAYDPYVTVARAQQLGVQLVSLDDLLEQSDFVTIHMPKTPETTGMIGTEQLRRMKKTAYVINVARGGLIDEEALFDALTTGEIAGAGLDVFSSEPPAEGGPARKLLDLPNVVVTPHLGASTEEAQEKAGVSVARSVKLALEGDLVPDAVNVAGGAIDPFVRPGIALVEMLGQFFSGLADSALTSLDIEVRGELAAYDVSVYRLAALKGYFSRIVSETVSYVNAPLFAEQRGVEARLVVEAESPLYRNITILRGTLADGSTLTVAGTLAGTRMVPKVVAVNGYDIEVPIEKHHLVMRYADRPGIVAIYGRKLGEAGINIAGLQVAAPDATGRALSVLTVDSPVPDDILGAMREAVGADLFRQIDIVED, from the coding sequence GTGACGAAGCCCGTCGTTCTCATCGCCGAAGAACTCTCTCCCGCCACGATCGACGCGCTCGGCCCCGACTTCGACGTGCGAAGCGTCGACGGGACCGACCGCCCCGCGCTGCTCTCGGCTCTCGCCGATGCGCACGCGGTGCTCGTGCGCTCGGCCACCCAGATCGACGCCGAGGCGTTGGCGGCAGCCCCCTCGCTCAAGGTCGTCGCCCGCGCGGGCGTGGGTCTCGACAACGTCGACATCAAGTCGGCGACCGCGGCCGGCGTCATGGTCGTCAACGCCCCGACCTCCAACATCATCTCGGCCGCGGAGCTCACGGTCGGTCACGTGCTGAGCCTCGCGCGCCGGATCCCGGCCGCCCACGCCTCGCTCGCGCAGGGCCTGTGGAAGCGCAGCTCGTTCACCGGCACCGAGTTGTTCGAGAAGACGATCGGCATCATCGGCCTCGGTCGCATCGGCGCCCTCATCGCCGCTCGCGTGCAGGCGTTCGGCATGTCGGTCATCGCCTACGACCCGTACGTCACGGTCGCGCGCGCCCAGCAGCTCGGCGTGCAGCTCGTCTCGCTCGACGATCTGCTCGAGCAGAGCGACTTCGTCACGATCCACATGCCGAAGACGCCCGAGACCACCGGCATGATCGGCACCGAGCAGCTCCGACGCATGAAGAAGACGGCCTACGTCATCAACGTCGCCCGCGGTGGCCTCATCGACGAGGAGGCCCTCTTCGACGCCCTCACCACCGGTGAGATCGCCGGAGCGGGACTTGACGTGTTCTCGTCCGAGCCCCCCGCCGAGGGCGGCCCCGCGCGCAAGCTCCTCGACCTGCCGAACGTCGTCGTCACGCCGCACCTCGGTGCCAGCACCGAGGAGGCGCAAGAGAAGGCGGGCGTCTCGGTCGCCCGTTCGGTCAAGCTCGCGCTCGAGGGCGACCTCGTTCCGGATGCCGTGAACGTCGCCGGCGGCGCGATCGACCCGTTCGTGCGTCCGGGGATCGCGCTGGTGGAGATGCTGGGTCAGTTTTTCAGCGGTCTCGCCGACAGCGCCCTCACCAGCCTCGACATCGAGGTGCGTGGCGAGCTCGCGGCGTACGACGTGAGCGTGTACCGCCTGGCGGCGCTCAAGGGCTACTTCAGCCGCATCGTCAGCGAGACCGTGTCATACGTGAACGCGCCGCTCTTCGCGGAGCAGCGCGGCGTCGAGGCGCGCCTGGTCGTCGAGGCGGAGAGCCCGCTGTACCGCAACATCACGATCCTGCGCGGCACGCTGGCCGACGGCTCCACCCTCACCGTCGCCGGCACCCTCGCCGGTACCCGCATGGTTCCCAAGGTCGTCGCCGTCAACGGCTACGACATCGAAGTGCCGATCGAGAAGCACCACCTCGTCATGCGCTACGCCGACCGTCCCGGCATCGTGGCGATCTACGGCCGGAAGCTGGGCGAGGCGGGCATCAACATCGCGGGTCTCCAGGTGGCGGCTCCGGATGCCACGGGCCGGGCGCTCTCGGTGCTGACGGTCGACTCGCCGGTGCCCGACGACATCCTCGGCGCGATGCGCGAGGCCGTCGGCGCCGACCTGTTCCGTCAGATCGACATCGTCGAGGACTGA
- a CDS encoding bacitracin resistance protein, with amino-acid sequence MSDTARTRVLPTWLVVTIAGVFALFYAYVVWSSVALLIQQATGPLGLNGLGWFVYILPIVFPLAAFGVAFAIGARRRAGEFAIVLLAGLTLSAAFWLAIVGYGTTSYGLYGG; translated from the coding sequence ATGAGCGACACCGCCCGCACGCGTGTGCTCCCGACCTGGCTGGTCGTCACGATCGCCGGGGTGTTCGCCTTGTTCTACGCCTACGTGGTGTGGAGTTCGGTCGCGCTGCTGATCCAGCAGGCGACCGGCCCGCTCGGACTCAATGGCCTCGGGTGGTTCGTGTACATCCTGCCGATCGTGTTCCCCCTCGCGGCGTTCGGCGTCGCGTTCGCGATCGGCGCGCGGCGTCGGGCGGGGGAGTTCGCGATCGTCCTCCTCGCCGGGCTCACGCTGTCGGCGGCGTTCTGGCTCGCGATCGTGGGGTACGGCACGACGTCGTACGGGTTGTACGGGGGCTGA
- a CDS encoding DNA polymerase III subunit gamma/tau gives MSTPRDDDALSWGGDDDPTLDVGDKHAPGGGAGRAPEPEPLQPSPPPAAPPARHPDPSDVPAEPDQDAAHAAPLGNAGLVGIGMVAMALVIFAIGWFVAGLQLQGLGLPIPSVTLIALTIGAALAPLVWFVAVLVLTRSWRTWQRFLLLILGIVLLVPWPFLSLGAFA, from the coding sequence GTGAGCACTCCGCGCGATGACGACGCCCTCTCGTGGGGCGGTGACGACGATCCGACGCTCGACGTCGGCGACAAGCACGCGCCCGGAGGCGGCGCAGGACGGGCTCCCGAGCCCGAGCCGCTGCAGCCGTCGCCACCCCCCGCGGCTCCGCCCGCACGGCATCCGGACCCGTCCGACGTGCCCGCCGAGCCCGATCAGGATGCCGCGCACGCAGCGCCGCTCGGCAACGCCGGTCTCGTGGGCATCGGCATGGTCGCCATGGCACTGGTCATCTTCGCGATCGGATGGTTCGTCGCCGGGTTGCAGCTCCAGGGGCTGGGCCTCCCGATCCCGTCGGTCACCCTCATCGCGCTCACCATCGGGGCCGCACTCGCGCCCCTGGTGTGGTTCGTCGCCGTGCTCGTGTTGACGCGATCGTGGCGCACCTGGCAACGGTTCCTGCTCTTGATCCTCGGGATCGTGCTGCTCGTTCCCTGGCCGTTCCTGTCGTTGGGAGCCTTCGCATGA